A window from Nitrospirota bacterium encodes these proteins:
- a CDS encoding PilZ domain-containing protein: protein MALEKRNKRSEERYPYLRTIKYICLPDSEGDFKGVTIDISKAGMSLYIFSPCCIREGHHVKVKDDLPLPSTTGVVRWVKQVDHDLYRAGLQFR from the coding sequence ATGGCACTGGAGAAGAGAAACAAGCGGAGCGAAGAGAGATATCCCTATCTGAGGACAATAAAGTATATCTGTCTTCCTGATTCAGAAGGAGACTTCAAAGGCGTAACAATTGATATCAGCAAAGCAGGGATGAGTCTCTATATTTTTAGCCCCTGCTGCATCCGTGAAGGACATCATGTAAAGGTCAAGGATGACCTGCCTCTCCCTTCAACGACTGGAGTTGTTCGTTGGGTAAAACAGGTTGATCATGATCTTTATCGGGCAGGGCTTCAGTTCCGCTGA